A section of the Eublepharis macularius isolate TG4126 chromosome 1, MPM_Emac_v1.0, whole genome shotgun sequence genome encodes:
- the B3GNT2 gene encoding N-acetyllactosaminide beta-1,3-N-acetylglucosaminyltransferase 2: MSVGRRRLKLLGILMMVNFFIYVIVEVSKSTGQEKNSKGHVVVPHKKFWRKYTPHKAYWNKQQQKLERVYNPILALLSNMTPEENLSSNGSFLNSCDPDPFVASEVTGFADLPDRFKDFLYYLRCRNYSLLVDQPHKCKRKPFLLLAIKSLIPHFDRRQAIRESWGKEIRSGDVTVVRVFLLGETPPEDNYPNLSDMLKFESETHQDILLWNYRDTFFNLTLKEVLFLKWVSNTCPDAQFIFKGDDDVFVNTHQILDYLKSLTKDKAKDLFIGDVIKDAGPHREKKLKYYIPESIYEGSYPPYAGGGGFLYSGDLALRLTNASDQVLLYPIDDVYTGMCLQKLGLAPEKHKGFRTFDIEEKHRNNICSYTNLMLVHSRKPQEMIKIWTHLQDPHLSC; the protein is encoded by the coding sequence ATGAGTGTTGGACGCAGAAGATTAAAGTTGCTGGGAATTCTGATGATGGTAAACTTCTTTATATATGTTATCGTGGAAGTCTCAAAGAGCACTGGCCAAGAGAAGAATTCCAAAGGACATGTTGTAGTACCTCACAAGAAGTTTTGGAGGAAGTATACTCCTCACAAGGCATACTGGAATAAACAGCAGCAGAAGCTGGAACGAGTCTACAATCCCATTTTGGCATTGCTTTCCAATATGACTCCAGAAGAAAATTTATCATCTAATGGTAGCTTTTTGAATTCCTGTGACCCTGATCCCTTTGTAGCTTCAGAAGTTACTGGCTTTGCGGATTTGCCTGATAGGTTTAAAGACTTCTTATATTACCTGAGATGTAGAAACTATTCATTATTAGTGGATCAGCCCCACAAGTGCAAACGCaaaccttttctgcttctggCTATCAAATCGCTCATACCACATTTTGACAGGAGACAGGCAATTCGTGAGTCTTGGGGGAAAGAAATTAGATCTGGAGATGTAACTGTTGTCAGAGTCTTTTTATTGGGAGAGACCCCTCCAGAGGATAATTATCCAAATCTCTCAGATATGCTCAAATTTGAGAGTGAAACCCACCAAGACATTCTTCTGTGGAACTATAGAGATACTTTCTTCAACTTGACTCTGAAAGAAGTGCTATTTCTGAAATGGGTCAGTAACACCTGCCCGGATGCCCAGTTTATTTTTAAGGGAGATGATGATGTTTTTGTGAATACCCATCAGATCCTGGATTACTTGAAAAGTTTAACCAAGGATAAAGCCAAAGACTTATTCATAGGGGATGTGATTAAAGATGCTGGACCTCATCGTGAAAAGAAACTGAAATATTATATTCCAGAAAGTATTTATGAAGGCTCTTATCCTCCATATGCAGGAGGGGGTGGGTTTCTCTATTCTGGTGATCTGGCACTAAGGTTAACCAATGCATCTGACCAGGTCCTTCTCTATCCTATAGATGATGTGTATACTGGAATGTGCCTTCAGAAACTTGGGCTTGCTCCAGAAAAACACAAAGGCTTCAGGACATTTGACATTGAAGAAAAACACAGAAATAACATTTGTTCCTACACAAATCTCATGTTAGTTCACAGCAGGAAGCCTCAAGAAATGATTAAAATTTGGACACACTTGCAGGATCCACATTTAAGTTGTTGA